A single window of Ostrinia nubilalis chromosome 24, ilOstNubi1.1, whole genome shotgun sequence DNA harbors:
- the LOC135083795 gene encoding facilitated trehalose transporter Tret1-like, whose translation MSKYGRQYLICFFAYIGQIIFGYAGGWPAPIFSKLHDPGQFPVPPSDMEYNWVISSLYVGAVVGALALSRLSNVIGRKSFLIIGDVGIILSYVGLILIKHILALWILRFIMGMSIAFIYCVNLVYIGEIASTEIRGKLLGSFMIYFSFGFLLVYIVGGYASYDFVNYFALAMSVMYLGGLYFAPESPIYHLLKGRNEEARATLIALNRKEDAENLTELKLQIENNKGTLEWKTLFMVKCNRKALIITGLLYGFQQLSGVPILRNYATTIFDIAESSVAPHVAMIIIGSVQFISAFITIMAVENCGRRILLLMSTSCCCLSMLVLALYFYLYDNGVEFVSNIKWVPLVASVTFLAAFTPGFGVIPGTLVGEMFEVDVRNKGTAIVLAFSWFMSIFTITSFGVIITNMGMYVAFATFSVVAACAFLCTLFLVPETKGKTLIEVQKMLSNSSSSSSSSSQP comes from the exons ATGAGTAAATACGGGAGGCAGTATCTAATATGCTTCTTCG CGTACATAGGTCAGATCATTTTTGGATACGCCGGAGGCTGGCCAGCTCCGATATTCTCGAAGTTGCATGACCCTGGACAGTTCCCCGTGCCTCCCAGTGATATGGAGTACAACTGGGTGATATCTTCCTTATATGTTGGAGCCGTTGTGG GTGCATTAGCCCTAAGCCGTCTGTCCAATGTGATAGGCCGAAAGTCATTTCTGATCATCGGAGACGTGGGGATCATACTATCATACGTGGGGCTGATCCTCATCAAACATATTCTGGCTTTGTGGATCCTCAGATTTATAATGGGAATGAGCATTGCCTTCATATATTGTGTCAACTTGGTTTACATAGGGGAAATTGC CTCCACCGAAATCAGAGGAAAGCTCCTAGGAAGCTTCATGATATACTTCTCTTTCGGTTTCTTGCTCGTTTACATCGTAGGCGGGTATGCTTCGTACGACTTCGTCAATTACTTCGCGTTGGCCATGAGTGTGATGTACCTTGGGGGGCTATACTTTGCCCCAGAATCTCCTATTTACCATCTGTTAAAAG GTCGAAATGAAGAAGCTCGAGCAACTTTAATAGCACTAAATAGAAAAGAAGATGCTGAAAATTTGACAGAATTGAAATTGCAAATAGAAAACAACAAAGGCACGTTAGAATGGAAGACCTTGTTCATGGTTAAATGCAACAGAAAGGCTTTGATCATAACCGGCCTGCTGTATGGCTTCCAACAATTGTCTGGGGTGCCTATACTTCGGAATTACGCTACAACGATTTTTGATATTGCAG AGTCATCTGTAGCCCCACACGTAGCAATGATCATAATCGGATCAGTCCAGTTTATTTCTGCATTCATCACGATCATGGCTGTCGAGAACTGTGGAAGAAGAATACTTCTTCTGATGTCTACTAGCTGTTGTTGTTTGAGTATG TTGGTTCTTGCCCTCTATTTCTACTTGTACGATAATGGCGTTGAATTTGTATCCAATATAAAATGGGTGCCACTAGTAGCCTCTGTTACATTCCTGGCGGCTTTTACTCCTG GCTTCGGAGTCATCCCCGGCACGCTGGTCGGCGAGATGTTCGAGGTAGACGTCCGAAACAAAGGCACTGCCATCGTCCTAGCATTCTCCTGGTTCATGAGCATATTCACCATCACATCTTTTGGCGTTATCATCACTAATATGGGAATGTACGTCGCCTTTGCTACGTTTTCTGTGGTTGCGGCGTGTGCTTTTCTATGCACGTTGTTTTTGGTaccagaaactaaagggaagaCCTTGATTGAGGTGCAGAAGATGTTGagtaattcatcatcatcatcatcatcatcatctcagccataa
- the LOC135083776 gene encoding octopamine receptor 1-like — translation MISLPDIELDVIKWNNSIETDLVITENSVNITDIYHVIVSDVPGEQCENYTSDNVSVCETTTKYDSIEISVVIVLFLLIVVTVIGNTLIISAVVTTKRLRTVTNCFVTSLAVADLLVGIFVMPPAIAVHITGKWELGWIFCDIWISLDILLCTASILSLCAISVDRYLAVTRPLTYSRRRRSKKLALTMIFFVWIAAGAITCPPMFGWYEPDHNQGGVCRYNQNPGYVVFSAMGSFFLPMIVMVYVYARISCVVARRHHQLASTATKCNKRGKLSCIRTESDSGSDKLSLRQSASKQTSKTSNQQSDCSSQGDHKCPCCFRAEKKNRQSKFNKCKEKESRFYNEVTFKANFKYKNTQRHRTHSMKDHVDNNRVSSLRRETKTAQTLSLVVGGFVACWLPFFVYYILTPFIPSNYVNPVLMYILTWLGWFNSAINPFIYAFYSPDFRLAFWRLTIRKCKRNKH, via the exons ATGATATCTCTACCCGACATCGAGCTCGACGTCATAAAATGGAACAACTCCATCGAAACCGATCTGGTCATCACCGAAAACAGTGTCAACATCACAGACATATACCACGTGATCGTATCAGACGTGCCCGGAGAACAGTGTGAAAACTACACCAGTGACAACGTGTCAgtgtgcgaaactactactaagtATGACAGCATAGAAATTAGTGTTGTGATAGTGCTTTTTCTGTTGATAGTGGTGACAGTTATTGGTAACACTTTAATAATATCGGCCGTTGTGACGACTAAGAGGCTGAGGACCGTGACGAATTGCTTTGTGACGAGTTTGGCGGTGGCTGATTTGCTGGTCGGCATTTTTGTGATGCCGCCGGCTATTGCTGTGCATATTACTG GTAAATGGGAGCTTGGATGGATCTTCTGCGATATCTGGATCAGCCTGGACATCCTCCTATGCACAGCGTCCATCCTCTCCCTCTGTGCGATCAGCGTGGATCGGTACTTGGCTGTGACCAGGCCTCTGACGTACTCCAGAAGACGGCGGTCGAAGAAGCTGGCTCTGACCATGATCTTCTTCGTTTGGATTGCTGCTGGTGCGATTACGTGTCCTCCTATGTTTGGATG GTACGAGCCAGACCACAACCAAGGAGGGGTCTGCCGCTACAACCAAAACCCGGGGTACGTGGTCTTCTCAGCCATGGGGTCGTTCTTCCTGCCCATGATCGTGATGGTGTACGTCTACGCGAGGATATCCTGCGTAGTTGCGAGAAGACATCACCAACTGGCCAGCACTGCCACTAAGTGTAATAAG AGAGGGAAGCTATCGTGTATCCGCACTGAGTCGGACTCTGGGTCTGACAAGCTGTCCCTTCGCCAGAGTGCCTCAAAGCAGACTTCGAAGACGTCAAACCAGCAGAGTGACTGTTCTTCTCAAGGGGACCACAAATGCCCTTGCTGCTTCCGCGCTGAAAAAAAGAATCGCCAGTCCAAATTCAACAAGTGCAAAGAGAAAGAGTCTCGTTTCTACAACGAGGTCACCTTCAAAGCCAACTTTAAGTATAAGAACACACAGAGACACAGGACCCATTCTATGAAAGACCACGTCGATAATAATAGAGTCTCTTCTCTAAGACGCGAGACGAAAACAGCTCAAACGTTAAGCCTAGTTGTCGGTGGCTTTGTCGCTTGCTGGTTACCATTCTTCGTTTACTACATACTTACCCCTTTCATACCTTCTAACTACGTCAACCCTGTATTGATGTACATCCTGACTTGGTTAGGATGGTTCAACTCTGCTATAAATCCGTTCATTTACGCGTTTTACTCCCCGGATTTTCGGCTCGCGTTTTGGAGGTTGACAATACGCAAATGTAAGAGGAATAAGCATTAA